A region of Paraburkholderia sp. BL23I1N1 DNA encodes the following proteins:
- a CDS encoding MSMEG_0567/Sll0786 family nitrogen starvation N-acetyltransferase yields MFGEAIAGEALDGESVFAPYVPSEFRIKWTTLDWEADEAYKLRRAVFCIEQGIIVSDDRDDTDLHAQQLVAVSCVAGMPEQVVGTVRIHRDKGSVWFGSRLAVHAAFRRHGKIGATLIRLAVSSAHALGCETFLAHVQSQNVPLFCAMHWDVLAEETLLGRPHHLMQAQLDWYPPCVTPYSGFVTHTQAHSAASARSAA; encoded by the coding sequence ATGTTCGGTGAAGCGATTGCAGGCGAGGCGCTTGACGGCGAATCGGTTTTCGCGCCCTATGTGCCGAGCGAATTCCGCATCAAGTGGACGACGCTGGATTGGGAAGCCGACGAAGCGTACAAGCTGCGACGCGCGGTGTTCTGCATCGAGCAGGGCATTATTGTCAGCGACGATCGGGACGATACCGACCTGCACGCACAGCAACTGGTGGCGGTGAGTTGTGTTGCCGGCATGCCGGAGCAGGTGGTCGGCACGGTGCGGATTCATCGCGACAAGGGCAGCGTGTGGTTCGGTTCGCGCCTGGCCGTGCACGCCGCGTTTCGCCGTCACGGAAAAATCGGTGCGACGCTGATTCGTCTCGCCGTGAGCAGTGCCCATGCGCTCGGCTGCGAGACCTTTCTCGCCCATGTGCAAAGCCAGAATGTGCCGCTCTTTTGCGCGATGCATTGGGACGTGCTTGCAGAGGAAACCTTGTTGGGCCGGCCGCATCATCTGATGCAGGCGCAACTGGACTGGTACCCCCCGTGTGTGACGCCGTATAGCGGCTTCGTGACTCATACGCAAGCGCACAGTGCGGCTTCCGCACGGAGCGCGGCATGA
- a CDS encoding sll0787 family AIR synthase-like protein, translating to MRSVADLVAGLRESRGFRHKTDIVDVVGSLARHLPGGTQGLAQAVALGDDCAAIADGDAYLLFAIEGIVSDFVSAMPWFAGYSSVMVNISDIYAMGGRPLAVVDALWSRGIDAADDVLAGMAAASVAYGVPIVGGHTNTRSDTAQLAVSIVGRAKALLSSFNAKPGDCLMMAVDLRGHFEEPYPFWNASVGAPHERLRADLELLARLAESGLCDAAKDISMAGTLGTALMLLECSRVGARIDLECIPKPADVPLSRWVTAFPSFGYLLSVREEKVDAVQAQFDSRSLACAVIGSVDATCEVVLRQHDEVAVLWDFNREPFMVAKDGPQ from the coding sequence ATGAGGAGCGTGGCCGATCTCGTCGCCGGCCTGCGCGAGAGTCGCGGGTTTCGGCACAAGACGGATATCGTCGATGTGGTCGGCTCACTCGCACGCCATCTGCCTGGCGGCACGCAGGGTCTCGCGCAGGCCGTCGCACTGGGTGACGACTGCGCGGCCATCGCCGATGGCGATGCTTACCTGCTGTTCGCCATCGAGGGCATCGTCAGTGATTTCGTGAGCGCAATGCCGTGGTTCGCCGGCTACAGCAGCGTAATGGTCAACATCAGCGATATCTACGCGATGGGCGGGCGGCCGCTGGCGGTGGTCGATGCGCTATGGAGTCGAGGCATCGATGCGGCCGACGACGTGCTTGCCGGCATGGCGGCGGCCTCCGTCGCTTACGGTGTGCCAATAGTCGGCGGTCATACCAATACGCGCAGCGATACGGCGCAACTTGCGGTGTCGATTGTGGGACGCGCGAAAGCGCTGCTGTCGAGTTTCAATGCGAAGCCCGGTGACTGCTTGATGATGGCCGTCGATTTGCGCGGCCACTTCGAGGAACCCTATCCATTCTGGAACGCGTCGGTGGGGGCGCCGCATGAACGTTTGAGAGCGGATCTCGAACTGCTTGCGCGGCTAGCGGAAAGTGGCCTATGTGACGCGGCGAAGGACATCAGCATGGCCGGCACACTCGGCACGGCGTTGATGTTGCTCGAGTGCTCGCGGGTGGGCGCACGGATTGATCTCGAATGCATCCCGAAGCCTGCAGACGTTCCCTTGTCGCGTTGGGTCACCGCATTTCCGAGCTTCGGCTATCTGTTATCAGTGAGGGAAGAGAAGGTGGACGCCGTCCAGGCGCAGTTCGATTCGCGTTCGCTCGCTTGCGCCGTGATCGGTTCGGTCGACGCGACGTGCGAGGTGGTTTTGCGTCAACACGATGAGGTCGCTGTGTTGTGGGATTTCAACCGGGAGCCGTTCATGGTCGCGAAGGACGGTCCCCAATGA
- a CDS encoding MSMEG_0565 family glycosyltransferase: MNALRIALLTHSVNPRGGVVHTLELATALTALGHDVTVFAPAVPGDTLFRLPSCRVVYAPITLSQSGTVAMVEARIDAFRQTLMEHDAWSFDVLHAQDSISGNALAELRAQGLIRGFMRTVHHLDHFDDPRLAAWQRRAYEDAEQVLCVSDTWTREMHSTFGIAAVTVPNGVDIARFTPDEDAHDAHIRLRLGIAGGPLVLSVGGIEARKNTLALLEAFALVLRTLPGAQLVIAGGASLLDHDAYARGMLKRAAELGLSIGPDESVVVTGPLEDAAMPALFRSADVLSMVSLREGFGLVVLEALASGTRVVVSAIAPFTGYLDDTTCYWANPADVGSIATALLHALSGNGSRIDFDGAVPALLARFSWAASARRHVDVYRQLLATRALAIH; this comes from the coding sequence ATGAACGCGCTGCGCATCGCGTTACTGACGCATTCGGTCAATCCGCGTGGCGGCGTAGTGCACACGCTTGAACTGGCGACCGCGTTGACTGCGCTCGGTCATGACGTGACTGTCTTTGCGCCGGCCGTGCCGGGTGACACGTTGTTTCGCCTGCCGTCGTGCCGCGTGGTCTATGCGCCAATCACGCTGTCCCAGTCCGGCACGGTAGCGATGGTGGAGGCGAGGATTGACGCATTCAGGCAGACGTTGATGGAACACGACGCGTGGTCGTTCGATGTGCTGCACGCGCAGGACAGTATCAGCGGCAACGCACTCGCCGAGCTGAGAGCGCAAGGGCTCATTCGCGGTTTCATGCGTACCGTTCATCACCTTGATCATTTCGACGATCCACGTCTCGCCGCATGGCAGCGGCGGGCGTACGAGGATGCGGAGCAAGTGCTGTGCGTGAGCGATACGTGGACACGCGAGATGCATTCGACTTTCGGCATTGCCGCGGTGACCGTGCCGAACGGCGTCGACATCGCGCGCTTTACGCCTGATGAGGATGCACACGACGCGCATATCAGACTGCGCTTGGGCATTGCTGGTGGCCCGCTCGTACTTTCAGTGGGCGGTATCGAAGCGCGCAAGAACACACTCGCCCTGCTAGAAGCGTTCGCGTTGGTGCTGCGCACGTTGCCGGGCGCGCAACTTGTGATTGCCGGCGGTGCCAGCCTGCTCGACCACGACGCCTACGCGCGCGGCATGCTTAAGCGAGCGGCGGAGTTGGGGTTGTCGATTGGTCCGGACGAAAGCGTGGTCGTGACCGGGCCGCTCGAAGACGCTGCAATGCCCGCGCTCTTTCGCAGCGCGGACGTGTTGTCGATGGTGTCGTTGCGGGAGGGCTTCGGCCTGGTGGTGCTGGAGGCGCTTGCCAGCGGCACGCGGGTGGTTGTCTCGGCAATCGCACCGTTCACCGGATACCTCGACGACACCACCTGTTACTGGGCAAATCCGGCCGATGTCGGGTCGATAGCGACGGCCTTGCTACACGCTCTCAGCGGCAACGGTAGCCGTATTGATTTCGACGGGGCAGTGCCTGCGTTACTCGCACGCTTTAGCTGGGCGGCAAGCGCACGGCGTCACGTCGATGTGTACCGCCAATTGCTTGCAACGCGCGCGTTAGCTATTCATTGA
- a CDS encoding MSMEG_0570 family nitrogen starvation response protein, translating into MPVMHFRIQWPDGDEANCYSPSLVIADFFTPGDAYALDDFVERSRQALGIASERVREKYGFACSAAMDQLAQIEREAERFRDRPEATVKVIEFS; encoded by the coding sequence ATGCCTGTTATGCATTTTCGGATTCAGTGGCCCGATGGCGATGAAGCGAACTGTTATTCGCCGTCGCTCGTCATCGCCGATTTCTTCACGCCTGGCGACGCTTATGCGCTGGACGATTTCGTCGAACGTTCGCGACAGGCGTTAGGTATCGCTTCGGAGCGCGTGCGCGAGAAGTACGGCTTTGCCTGCTCGGCGGCGATGGACCAGCTCGCGCAGATCGAACGCGAAGCCGAGCGTTTTCGCGATCGGCCCGAGGCAACCGTCAAGGTTATCGAATTCAGCTAG
- a CDS encoding MSMEG_0569 family flavin-dependent oxidoreductase: MSNSIHHGRADGHYSVLVIGGGQAGLSVSYYLKQAGIDHLVVEKNTVTHTWRQQRWDAFCLVTPNWQCALPGYPYLGDDPHGFMKKHEIIDYLDGFIAHVEAPVIEHAEVKCVKQRDDGVYTIATTQGEFTADQVVVASGGYHTPIVPRLAERLPASIVQLQSSAYRNPHALPEGAVMVVGTGQSGAQIAEDLHLAGRKVVLAVGEAPRCARFHRGRDVVDWLADMQYYDMPVEKHPLREGVRDNTNHYVTGRDGGRDIDLRKFAAEGMDLYGRLDGLRDGQFHFAPTLAANLDAADDTYNRINASIDGFIEKHGIDAPAGEVYEPVWRPAEERTTLNLHKSGISAIIWCIGFTPDFSWLDAPVFNGRGYPAHTRGITPIDGLYFVGLPWLHTWGSGRFSGVARDAEFVVQAIREKTRERESVRAAVAA, encoded by the coding sequence ATGTCGAATTCAATCCATCATGGGCGCGCCGATGGGCATTACAGCGTGCTCGTCATCGGCGGTGGGCAGGCGGGCCTGTCGGTCAGCTATTACCTCAAGCAGGCCGGCATCGACCATCTGGTTGTGGAAAAGAACACGGTGACGCATACGTGGCGCCAGCAACGCTGGGACGCGTTCTGTCTCGTGACGCCGAACTGGCAGTGTGCGTTGCCCGGTTACCCCTACCTGGGCGACGATCCGCACGGGTTCATGAAGAAGCACGAAATCATCGACTATCTCGACGGCTTCATCGCGCACGTCGAAGCACCGGTGATCGAACACGCGGAAGTCAAATGCGTGAAGCAGCGCGACGATGGCGTCTATACGATCGCGACCACGCAAGGCGAATTCACCGCGGATCAGGTCGTGGTCGCCTCGGGTGGCTATCACACGCCGATCGTGCCGCGTCTCGCCGAGCGCTTGCCAGCAAGCATCGTGCAGTTGCAATCGTCGGCGTACCGGAATCCCCACGCCTTGCCCGAAGGCGCGGTCATGGTGGTCGGCACGGGGCAATCCGGCGCGCAGATCGCGGAGGACTTGCATCTGGCCGGGCGCAAGGTGGTGCTCGCAGTCGGTGAGGCGCCGCGCTGCGCGCGTTTCCATCGGGGGCGCGACGTGGTCGATTGGCTCGCCGACATGCAGTACTACGACATGCCGGTCGAAAAGCATCCGTTGCGCGAAGGTGTGCGCGACAACACCAATCACTACGTGACCGGCCGCGACGGCGGCCGCGACATCGACCTGCGCAAGTTCGCCGCCGAAGGCATGGACCTGTACGGCCGGCTCGACGGTCTACGCGACGGGCAATTCCATTTCGCGCCGACACTCGCCGCTAATCTCGACGCCGCGGACGATACGTATAACCGGATCAACGCGAGCATCGACGGTTTCATTGAAAAGCATGGCATCGATGCGCCGGCGGGTGAGGTCTACGAACCCGTCTGGCGGCCGGCCGAAGAACGTACGACGCTCAATCTCCACAAGAGCGGCATTTCGGCAATTATCTGGTGTATCGGGTTTACGCCGGACTTTAGCTGGCTCGACGCGCCGGTCTTCAACGGTCGCGGTTATCCGGCGCATACCCGCGGCATTACACCGATCGACGGTCTGTATTTCGTCGGCCTGCCGTGGCTGCATACGTGGGGATCAGGGCGCTTCTCGGGCGTCGCGCGCGATGCGGAGTTCGTCGTACAGGCGATTCGAGAGAAAACGCGAGAGCGTGAGTCGGTCAGGGCGGCTGTGGCGGCTTGA
- a CDS encoding phosphocholine-specific phospholipase C, with the protein MTSKNRRDFLRSAAHAAGSATALSMLPLGIRNALAIPANNKTGTIRDVEHIVVLMQENRSFDHYFGTLKGVRGFGDTRAINLPNGKPVWYQPLVADVGYVLPFRPTAPNLGLQFLQDLAHDWTSTHAAWNGGRYDQWVPAKGTTTMAYLTREDIPFHYQLADAFTICDAYHCSLMGPTDPNRYYMWSGWVGNDGNGGGPVIDNSELGYGWSTYPEVLQNAGITWKIYQDMGTGLNASGSWGWTQNPYIGNYGDNSLLYFNQYRNAQPGNPLYDNARTGTNAANGDGYFDILKRDVQNNALPQVSWIVAPEAYSEHPNWPSNYGAWYIDQVLQILTSNPEVWSKTVLLINYDENDGFFDHMAPPFAPASSANGLSTVDTSNENYPGNGNTPAGPYGLGPRVPMLVVSPWSKGGYVCSELFDHTSVIRFIEKRFGQQHNLGESNITPWRRAVCGDLMSAFNFNTPNDAFPSLPSTSGYVPPDQNRHPDYVPLPPLLQAVPKQEPGVRPARALPYELFVRVHGEGSANKLTMRFVNSGKTGAVFLVYAANGLAAPLTYTVEAGKRLQDQLPLNIDGTYDYTVYGPNGFLRRFVGRPVARSWWHGAEIARPEVAEGYDVANGNLQLRLENVGNAHCQFTIVNAYDASNVVKHSVRGGDTEQLYLDLRNAYGWYDLAITVDTDPSFARRFAGHVETGKSSMSDPALGS; encoded by the coding sequence ATGACTTCAAAAAATCGCCGTGATTTTCTGCGCTCCGCCGCTCACGCAGCCGGTTCCGCCACCGCATTGAGCATGCTGCCGCTGGGCATTCGCAACGCGCTCGCGATTCCCGCCAACAACAAGACCGGCACGATCCGCGACGTCGAGCATATCGTCGTGCTGATGCAGGAAAACCGCTCGTTCGACCACTACTTCGGCACGCTCAAGGGCGTACGCGGTTTCGGCGACACGCGCGCGATCAACCTGCCCAACGGCAAGCCGGTGTGGTACCAGCCGCTCGTCGCGGATGTCGGCTATGTGTTGCCGTTCCGCCCCACCGCGCCGAACCTCGGCCTGCAATTCCTGCAAGACCTCGCGCACGACTGGACCAGCACGCACGCAGCATGGAACGGCGGCCGCTACGATCAATGGGTGCCCGCCAAGGGCACCACGACGATGGCCTACCTCACGCGCGAAGACATTCCGTTCCACTATCAACTGGCCGACGCCTTCACGATCTGCGACGCGTATCACTGCTCGCTGATGGGCCCGACCGACCCGAACCGCTACTACATGTGGAGCGGCTGGGTCGGCAACGACGGCAACGGCGGCGGCCCGGTGATCGACAACTCGGAGCTCGGCTACGGCTGGTCCACCTATCCGGAAGTGCTGCAGAACGCAGGCATCACCTGGAAGATCTATCAGGACATGGGCACGGGCCTCAACGCAAGCGGCTCGTGGGGCTGGACGCAGAATCCGTACATCGGCAACTACGGCGACAACTCGCTGCTCTACTTCAACCAGTACCGCAACGCGCAACCGGGCAATCCGCTGTACGACAACGCCCGCACCGGCACGAACGCGGCCAATGGCGACGGCTACTTCGACATCCTCAAGCGCGACGTGCAAAACAACGCCCTGCCGCAAGTCTCGTGGATCGTCGCGCCGGAAGCGTATTCCGAGCACCCGAACTGGCCGTCCAACTACGGTGCGTGGTACATCGATCAGGTCTTGCAGATTCTCACCTCGAATCCCGAGGTGTGGAGCAAGACCGTACTGCTGATCAACTACGACGAGAACGACGGCTTCTTCGATCACATGGCGCCCCCGTTCGCCCCCGCCTCGAGCGCGAATGGCTTGTCGACCGTCGACACCAGCAATGAAAACTATCCTGGCAATGGCAACACGCCGGCGGGTCCGTATGGACTCGGGCCGCGCGTGCCGATGCTGGTGGTGTCGCCGTGGTCGAAAGGCGGCTACGTGTGCTCGGAACTGTTCGACCATACGTCGGTGATCCGCTTTATCGAAAAGCGCTTCGGCCAGCAGCACAATCTCGGCGAATCGAACATTACGCCGTGGCGCCGTGCGGTGTGCGGCGATCTGATGTCGGCGTTCAACTTCAACACGCCGAACGATGCGTTCCCGTCGCTGCCGAGCACGAGCGGTTATGTGCCGCCCGATCAAAACCGTCATCCTGACTATGTCCCACTGCCGCCGCTCCTGCAAGCCGTACCGAAGCAGGAGCCCGGCGTGCGCCCGGCTCGCGCGCTGCCGTATGAGCTGTTCGTACGCGTGCATGGCGAAGGTTCGGCTAACAAGCTGACGATGCGCTTCGTCAATTCGGGCAAAACAGGCGCTGTGTTTCTCGTCTATGCAGCGAATGGTCTCGCTGCACCGCTGACCTATACCGTCGAAGCCGGCAAGCGGCTGCAGGACCAGTTGCCGCTGAATATCGACGGTACGTACGATTACACGGTCTACGGTCCGAACGGTTTTCTGCGCCGCTTCGTGGGCAGGCCGGTGGCGAGAAGCTGGTGGCACGGCGCCGAGATCGCGCGGCCGGAAGTCGCCGAAGGCTACGACGTCGCGAACGGCAATCTGCAATTGCGGCTGGAAAATGTGGGCAACGCCCATTGCCAGTTCACCATCGTCAATGCGTATGACGCGAGCAACGTAGTCAAGCATTCGGTGCGCGGCGGCGATACCGAACAGTTGTACCTCGATCTGCGCAACGCCTACGGCTGGTACGACCTGGCGATTACCGTCGACACAGATCCGTCGTTCGCGCGACGCTTTGCAGGACACGTGGAAACCGGCAAGAGCAGCATGAGCGATCCGGCACTGGGGAGCTAA